The following proteins are co-located in the Mycosarcoma maydis chromosome 11, whole genome shotgun sequence genome:
- a CDS encoding uncharacterized protein (related to fructosyl amino acid oxidase) translates to MSGSTHADYVIVGSGVNGTSIASYLSTILPSSRICILDRSSDGFVSTDGASHDLNKIIRADYTDSNYCTLAKEAISRWRSHPVLSRFYHEVGVLFRSSDKGRIFGGSGSADEYVEAGIRHAWENKDAHLEVAPPGATLPPRAFKLDNDEKVQRIFRGVDQTRLGDGLKGMGKTQTGYFNPRGGWAEANNACRALLQHAIEKGVQVYSNALVTSLLMEEQKVVGVQTNDGRKFFAQHIILACGAWTSDLLTTLAQPLVSSNTSASLEKWMTRPSAQCVAILRLTDDEARALQNTPVVINFSSGFYQFEPVFKDGQWQLKIAYHSNGYLYPKPRQRESKRGYPRFEDSKLEHAAVAVESRELGAERIRSDDVGYNMAETTIPSDQVECMLSELSQIYPSIATKERVMQTRVCWYSDTLDENWILDTLNHHPAIGSHNAHVANNVWVVSGDSGHAYKFLPIIGELFATVKGLVDNKRHLDLSKFSFQHQHHLHTIKKHGASIQSADSNRFDPTKHHQPNHRARL, encoded by the coding sequence ATGAGCGGCTCTACTCATGCTGACTATGTGATCGTCGGATCGGGCGTGAATGGCACATCGATCGCGTCGTACCTATCCACGATTCTGCCGTCGTcgcgcatctgcatcctGGACCGCTCGTCGGACGGCTTCGTTTCTACCGACGGTGCATCGCACGACCTCAACAAGATCATCCGTGCCGACTATACGGATTCCAACTACTGTACTTTGGCGAAAGAGGCCATCTCTCGCTGGCGATCGCATCCGGTGCTCTCGCGCTTCTACCACGAAGTGGGCGTCTTGTTCCGGTCGAGTGACAAAGGACGCATCTTTGGCGGTAGTGGAAGCGCCGACGAGTACGTCGAGGCTGGAATCAGGCATGCTTGGGAGAACAAGGATGCGCATCTCGAGGTGGCACCTCCGGGAGCCACGTTGCCGCCGAGAGCGTTCAAATTGGACAATGATGAAAAAGTGCAACGCATCTTCCGCGGTGTAGATCAGACCAGGTTGGGCGACGGGCTCAAGGGGATGGGCAAGACACAGACCGGCTACTTCAACCCGCGCGGTGGGTGGGCTGAGGCGAACAATGCATGTCGCGCTCTGTTGCAGCATGCGATCGAGAAGGGTGTGCAAGTGTACTCGAACGCGCTCGTCACGTCGCTGCTCATGGAAGAGCAGAAGGTGGTTGGAGTACAGACCAACGATGGACGAAAGTTTTTCGCGCAACACATCATCCTGGCGTGCGGTGCGTGGACGTCGGATCTGCTGACCACGCTTGCGCAGCCGCTGGTTTCCAGCAACACGAGTGCGAGCCTTGAAAAGTGGATGACTCGTCCATCGGCGCAGTGCGTAGCCATCCTGCGTTtgaccgacgacgaagcacgTGCGCTGCAAAACACGCCGGTGGTGATCAACTTTTCTTCGGGCTTCTACCAGTTCGAACCGGTGTTCAAGGATGGGCAATGGCAGCTCAAGATCGCGTATCATTCCAACGGGTATCTGTACCCTAAGCCTCGGCAGCGCGAGAGCAAGCGTGGCTACCCGCGGTTTGAAGATTCGAAACTTGAGCATGCCGCAGTGGCTGTCGAGTCGAGAGAGCTCGGTGCTGAGCGCATTCGGTCGGACGACGTCGGATACAACATGGCCGAAACCACGATCCCGTCTGACCAAGTCGAATGTATGCTCTCTGAGCTCTCGCAGATCTACCCGTCGATTGCTACCAAAGAGCGCGTGATGCAGACGCGGGTTTGCTGGTACAGCGATACGCTCGACGAAAACTGGATCCTCGATACGCTCAACCACCATCCGGCGATCGGCTCGCACAACGCCCATGTGGCCAACAATGTGTGGGTCGTCAGTGGCGACTCGGGACATGCGTACAAATTCCTGCCCATCATAGGCGAGCTCTTCGCAACAGTCAAAGGCTTGGTCGACAACAAAAGACACCTCGACCTCTCCAAATTCAGCTtccaacaccaacaccatctGCACACCATCAAGAAACACGGCGCCAGTATCCAGAGTGCCGACAGCAACCGCTTCGATCCCACCAAGCACCACCAGCCCAATCATCGCGCTAGACTCTGA